The sequence TATCAGTGATTCTACAATCTATGTTCCTTCCCACTCTTTCCTTCTTTTCTCTCACAGTGTTGAAATCTCCACCCACACACCACCACCCTTGTTCGAAACTGTTTTTAGCCTTCACCAGTTCAGACCAGAGAAATCTTTTCCTCTCCAACAAGCAAGAGTAGTAAACGTTGACAAAGTAACACAGTTGATTTTTATAGTAAGCACAGACCCCAACTGAACCTTCTGTTTTGAAACTGAACACAGGTGATATCACCCCACTTTTCCACATGATGAGAATTCCACCTGAAGCTCCTTCAGAATCTTTAGCTGACCACTCCACCTCCTTGCAACACCACAGACTTTCCACCATGACTTCGTTCATATTCTGCACTTTGGTTTCTTGGATAAAAACCAAGTCCGCCTGCCCTTTAGAAATTATATGATTCAACCTTCTTCGTTTCGAAGAAATTCCGCATCCTCTGATATTTAGAGATACAATATTCATCACAACGGTAATTTTTTCGCCTTCCTTAGTTTCAGCCCTTCAGCGTCACGCACCTCCATATCTCTAATAGCCTCCACAAAATTATCTTCCCCCTTGCCTCCTGTGATCCCCGATTGAGTAATTTCCTTCCAAACCTTAGCTGCCATACTCTCTTCTCGACATTCCTTTGTTCGTCCTCCTTTCTGAGACAGGTTGCATTCTGTTGATGACTTTCTACAAATCACTGTTCCttctgatgatgatgttgatggatCCTTCTGTGCTGGTTTTGTCGTGGCATCATTGTTGCAGATTGTCCCCTTAGGTTTTTGTCGGCTAAGAATTGAGAAAAAGGATTTTGAGATGGGGAAATCCCTAATTTCGTTGGGTGAAACGTTTTTGCCGTCTATGTTAGAGACATTGTTAATTTCCCCAAATTCAGTAAGTGCATCATCTTCCCTCGCCCCACCTCCTATGCTTTGGGCTTTATTGTTCCTCAACCAATGGGCTTTTGtttttttcatatttcttttGGCCCAGTAACCCACACCAATATCCGAATGAGCTTTTGAGCCTACCAAAGAGTTTTTATCCAATTCCCAATAACCCAATCCGTGTTGTAGTTCCAAGCGCCACCTTCGTCTTCATCTTCAGAGCTTTGACAAGCATCACTATTTCTTGGGGACAAAGATCTAGCACTCTTTGTTAAAATCCTCATAGGTCCATGGGAATCCTCCACAACCTCTATGTTATATACGATATTGTTGATAGAAATGCTGTATGTCTCATTGAGCACCATACAGAACTTGGTCCTTACAAGGATTCTAGCTATGTCCATATTTGATTGTTTGGTTGTTTCTGTATCTGAGCAGACGTACACACCGATAGGTTTTGACATGAACTCGAATACATTTGGGTTCCAAGCGTGGCATGGCAGACCAAAGATTCTTAACCATGTTAGTCTTTCATTATCAACGTCTTGCGGTTTCCATGGCCTGATCTCGGTAAACCACTGGTTAATCCATTCTGATGCATCATCGATGAGTGCTTTCAGTTCACCTTCAACATCCTCTTCAAGCAGACATAGATTTGCGCCAAGTGGTGTAACTTTCACTCCAAAATAACCCTCCATATTGAAATATTCCTGCAGATTATACATCGTTCCCGAGTTCTCAACCACACCAACAAAAGCCTTCTGAAATTTAGTTAATTCTTCTTCTTCCAAGTTATACTCTAAATGTGCAAATGGAACCTTCTTTGCATGTGTTAAATTATCCACCACTTTTCTATTATTCTGATTCGACACAACCTGGGCATATGTTTTCCGTTTCCCACCATGATCCCTTTTGTACACGTTACCACCCCTGTTACAATGGGGCACCGCTGCCGGCATTTCTCGCTTCTGTCTGGTTTGAAACTTGCCTCCGTTAGTTTCCCCTTCATAGTATCGACTAAACCTCGGTAAGTTTGTGTGAATTTTACGCGAGCCGATGATTATGTTGTCCAATCTGATTGCCATCATTTTTGTATCGGTTACGTTGAAGAACCTTGCAAAACCAAATTTCTTCCCCCTTCTATCCCTTCTTGGTGGTATAATGACTTCATCGATCTCGCCATAGTCTTTAAAAATTGCATATAACTCCTTTGCTCCACATTCCTCAGGAAACTCCGTGACAAAAAACGTGGTTGTTTCTTTCGACCTTCTCACGTTTTTGTATCCCCCTTCATTTATGTCCCATGATTTTTTCCTCTCCCCATGTTGTCTACTGGTTTTCCTTACTTGAATCCACTCTGCCATTATCTGGGTGTTTGATGTTTCAAACTTGCAGAAGTTCAAAGTTGCACTTGGAGAACACACTCACACATAAAAAAAACTAGGCAGTCTAATTCTTTTGGTTTAGTATGTTATTTTGTAATGAGTCCTAgttttttaaaatgtatttttaaaacatgtatttgatatattttttggtTCACCTTCAACGTCCTCTTCAAGCAGACATAGTTTTTGTGAATTTTAATATGTTATTTGTGCATCTAATTCTTTTGGTTATCggattttttttctttgaattgaTGGTAGTCTTTCGCTTTTTCTgctcatttttctttctttttccttatatttgctttttttaatgtatttttggtgtattctttttttattgagttttttgttgttttattattatttttaaaataaatttaattatcttttatattattttatttattttaatatattaatatatgcaTTTGTTATAAAGAAACAACTTATAACTATATTCATAAATCTTATAGGAAAgataaattttgaataaaagttttttttcttaAAGTTATACTATCTATTATCACTTATGATGGTTTTATTTTTATAGAAGAAAAACAGAGGAAGAAAAATAACAAGCGTGGTGTTGGGACCAATTTCAGCCTCTTTTGAACTTCCACATTTTTGTTACGGAGGCGAAATTAACATTGAAAAGgtaagtgtaacacccttctaaacccccgcggaaaatacaataataatcagagtaaacatgaaatacaaggatgtcacaacttctttaacataaaataccatagtcatttgtcatgccacacgaggaaccatttaacataaatacaattcatgttcaacacagcggattataattcataacattgcatattcatcatcattcatgcaagttactctaatacaattataaaacaacaaagccaacagagtaattcgtctctaaactagcgttccccagtgttacaatcagagcatgactcgacatgaactacgggctagcctacaagctatcttcacccaatcaagacgccgctacatccttaatctgaaatcatcaaagtaagggtgagtttcattcgaattaataagcattatgcaatcataagcaataaaatatcatagtaattatcatccactcaatcatacacataatcggaattattacaacaagcaagcatcaatccaacaatattggccatcggcccacaactcatcaatttcatcaatgatcaagttatattaacaacatcttctcaatacatcaatcatgtaaacacaccaaggcataacactggatctcatccaatcatgttataaccaatgcatatgatgcaactgacactatgcatgtggtaccaaaattcgtgaatcacattcacaggacttctctctttgatactgccctctagtcgctcacaccccacatgggcacacgactactgcctcatcgctcacaccccacatgggcacacgatgacttcccgctaatctccgcacaatgggaattagccttc comes from Vicia villosa cultivar HV-30 ecotype Madison, WI unplaced genomic scaffold, Vvil1.0 ctg.000823F_1_1, whole genome shotgun sequence and encodes:
- the LOC131631431 gene encoding uncharacterized protein LOC131631431; its protein translation is MAEWIQVRKTSRQHGERKKSWDINEGGYKNVRRSKETTTFFVTEFPEECGAKELYAIFKDYGEIDEVIIPPRRDRRGKKFGFARFFNVTDTKMMAIRLDNIIIGSRKIHTNLPRFSRYYEGETNGGKFQTRQKREMPAAVPHCNRGGNVYKRDHGGKRKTYAQVVSNQNNRKVVDNLTHAKKVPFAHLEYNLEEEELTKFQKAFVGVVENSGTMYNLQEYFNMEGYFGVKVTPLGANLCLLEEDVEGELKALIDDASEWINQWFTEIRPWKPQDVDNERLTWLRIFGLPCHAWNPNVFEFMSKPIGVYVCSDTETTKQSNMDIARILVRTKFCMVLNETYSISINNIVYNIEVVEDSHGPMRILTKSARSLSPRNSDACQSSEDEDEGGAWNYNTDWVIGNWIKTLW